The Bicyclus anynana chromosome 4, ilBicAnyn1.1, whole genome shotgun sequence genome window below encodes:
- the LOC112043322 gene encoding matrix metalloproteinase-2 isoform X3, translating into MSLLSIREDKTSRNMAFISLRSSLRIVWTVAAMLVFLTRSGAAPAYGETNRAMPDYDVNFQMYLAQYGYLSPSVRNPSSGHIMDESTWKKAIQEFQSFAGLNSTGELDEETVKLMSLPRCGVKDKVGFGESRAKRYALQGSRWRVKNLTYKISKYPSRLNHAEVDAELAKAFAVWSDFTDLTFTQKRSGQVHIEIRFEKGEHGDGDPFDGPGGTLAHAYFPVYGGDAHFDDAEMWSINSRRGTNLFQVAAHEFGHSLGLSHSDVRSALMAPFYRGYDPAFQLDQDDIMGIQALYGHKTQVDIGGGLPNPTVPRVTTPQPSAEDQELCSDSKFDTIFNSADGSTFVFKGDNYWKLTENGVAAGYPRPISRSWPGLPGNIDAAFTYKNGKTYFFKGSKYWRYNGQKMDGDYPKEISEGFTGIPDNIDSALVWSGNGKIYFYKGSKFWRFDPAQRPPVKSTYPKPLSNWAGIPDNIDAALQYTNGYTYFFKGGSYWRFNDRTFSVDTDNPAFPRSTGYWWLGCSSAPRGTVGDAGHAPGGNSAASSRLPLALLVASVSSLLVLRTLPRA; encoded by the exons CCTGATTATGACGTGAACTTCCAGATGTACCTGGCCCAATATGGCTACCTCAGTCCGTCTGTACGGAACCCTTCCAGCGGTCACATAATGGACGAAAGCACGTGGAAAAAAGCCATCCAAGAGTTCCAGAGCTTCGCCGGATTAAATAGTACAG GTGAACTGGACGAGGAAACAGTGAAGCTGATGTCATTGCCAAGGTGTGGAGTCAAAGATAAAGTAGGCTTTGGTGAAAGCCGAGCAAAACGATATGCGCTACAGG GCTCAAGGTGGCGTGTAAAGAACCTCACATACAAGATCTCCAAGTATCCGTCCAGACTGAACCACGCGGAGGTCGACGCCGAACTGGCTAAGGCGTTTGCCGTGTGGTCGGATTTCACAGACCTCACTTTTACTCAGAAGCGATCTGGACAAGTTCACATTGAAATTAG GTTTGAAAAGGGCGAGCACGGCGACGGCGATCCCTTCGACGGTCCCGGCGGCACCCTCGCACACGCGTACTTCCCC GTTTACGGTGGTGACGCTCACTTTGACGATGCTGAGATGTGGTCCATTAACTCCAGAAGAGGAACTAACCTTTTCCAA GTGGCAGCGCACGAATTTGGTCATTCTCTAGGCCTTTCACACAGCGACGTCCGGTCAGCGTTGATGGCACCCTTCTATAGAGGCTACGACCCCGCCTTCCAACTAGACCAGGATGATATAATGGGAATACAG GCGCTGTACGGTCATAAGACACAAGTGGATATCGGCGGAGGACTGCCAAACCCCACCGTGCCACGGGTCACCACACCACAACCCTCGGCCGAAGATCAGGAGCTCTGTTCTGACTCTAAATTCGATACCATATTTAACTCTGCCGACGGTTCTACTTTTGTTTTCAAAG GCGATAATTACTGGAAATTGACTGAGAATGGCGTAGCGGCGGGCTATCCCCGACCTATCTCCCGCTCATGGCCCGGCCTGCCTGGTAACATCGATGCTGCTTTCACATATAAGAACGGAAAGACGTACTTCTTCAAGGGCTCCAAATACTGGCGATATAATGGACAGAAGATGGATGGAGACTATCCCAAGGAAATTAGTGAAG GTTTCACTGGCATTCCAGACAATATCGATTCTGCGTTAGTGTGGTCTGGCAATGGCAAGATCTACTTCTACAAAGGATCCAAGTTCTGGAGGTTCGACCCCGCTCAACGTCCCCCCGTCAAGTCGACGTATCCCAAGCCGTTGTCCAACTGGGCCGGAATACCCGACAATATCGACGCAGCGTTACAGTACACTAATGGTTACACATATTTCTTCAAGGGTGGATCATACTGGCGGTTTAATGATAGAACTTTCAGT GTGGACACCGACAACCCAGCATTCCCAAGATCCACTGGTTACTGGTGGTTGGGTTGTAGTAGTGCGCCGCGTGGTACCGTCGGAG ATGCGGGCCACGCGCCGGGCGGCAACAGTGCGGCCAGCTCTCGGCTGCCGCTCGCTCTTCTGGTGGCCTCCGTCAGCTCTCTGTTGGTGTTAAGGACACTCCCGCGCGCCTAG
- the LOC112043322 gene encoding matrix metalloproteinase-2 isoform X5 yields the protein MSLLSIREDKTSRNMAFISLRSSLRIVWTVAAMLVFLTRSGAAPAYGETNRAMPDYDVNFQMYLAQYGYLSPSVRNPSSGHIMDESTWKKAIQEFQSFAGLNSTGELDEETVKLMSLPRCGVKDKVGFGESRAKRYALQGSRWRVKNLTYKISKYPSRLNHAEVDAELAKAFAVWSDFTDLTFTQKRSGQVHIEIRFEKGEHGDGDPFDGPGGTLAHAYFPVYGGDAHFDDAEMWSINSRRGTNLFQVAAHEFGHSLGLSHSDVRSALMAPFYRGYDPAFQLDQDDIMGIQALYGHKTQVDIGGGLPNPTVPRVTTPQPSAEDQELCSDSKFDTIFNSADGSTFVFKGDNYWKLTENGVAAGYPRPISRSWPGLPGNIDAAFTYKNGKTYFFKGSKYWRYNGQKMDGDYPKEISEGFTGIPDNIDSALVWSGNGKIYFYKGSKFWRFDPAQRPPVKSTYPKPLSNWAGIPDNIDAALQYTNGYTYFFKGGSYWRFNDRTFSVDTDNPAFPRSTGYWWLGCSSAPRGTVGGLKSSAPRSFFWFRK from the exons CCTGATTATGACGTGAACTTCCAGATGTACCTGGCCCAATATGGCTACCTCAGTCCGTCTGTACGGAACCCTTCCAGCGGTCACATAATGGACGAAAGCACGTGGAAAAAAGCCATCCAAGAGTTCCAGAGCTTCGCCGGATTAAATAGTACAG GTGAACTGGACGAGGAAACAGTGAAGCTGATGTCATTGCCAAGGTGTGGAGTCAAAGATAAAGTAGGCTTTGGTGAAAGCCGAGCAAAACGATATGCGCTACAGG GCTCAAGGTGGCGTGTAAAGAACCTCACATACAAGATCTCCAAGTATCCGTCCAGACTGAACCACGCGGAGGTCGACGCCGAACTGGCTAAGGCGTTTGCCGTGTGGTCGGATTTCACAGACCTCACTTTTACTCAGAAGCGATCTGGACAAGTTCACATTGAAATTAG GTTTGAAAAGGGCGAGCACGGCGACGGCGATCCCTTCGACGGTCCCGGCGGCACCCTCGCACACGCGTACTTCCCC GTTTACGGTGGTGACGCTCACTTTGACGATGCTGAGATGTGGTCCATTAACTCCAGAAGAGGAACTAACCTTTTCCAA GTGGCAGCGCACGAATTTGGTCATTCTCTAGGCCTTTCACACAGCGACGTCCGGTCAGCGTTGATGGCACCCTTCTATAGAGGCTACGACCCCGCCTTCCAACTAGACCAGGATGATATAATGGGAATACAG GCGCTGTACGGTCATAAGACACAAGTGGATATCGGCGGAGGACTGCCAAACCCCACCGTGCCACGGGTCACCACACCACAACCCTCGGCCGAAGATCAGGAGCTCTGTTCTGACTCTAAATTCGATACCATATTTAACTCTGCCGACGGTTCTACTTTTGTTTTCAAAG GCGATAATTACTGGAAATTGACTGAGAATGGCGTAGCGGCGGGCTATCCCCGACCTATCTCCCGCTCATGGCCCGGCCTGCCTGGTAACATCGATGCTGCTTTCACATATAAGAACGGAAAGACGTACTTCTTCAAGGGCTCCAAATACTGGCGATATAATGGACAGAAGATGGATGGAGACTATCCCAAGGAAATTAGTGAAG GTTTCACTGGCATTCCAGACAATATCGATTCTGCGTTAGTGTGGTCTGGCAATGGCAAGATCTACTTCTACAAAGGATCCAAGTTCTGGAGGTTCGACCCCGCTCAACGTCCCCCCGTCAAGTCGACGTATCCCAAGCCGTTGTCCAACTGGGCCGGAATACCCGACAATATCGACGCAGCGTTACAGTACACTAATGGTTACACATATTTCTTCAAGGGTGGATCATACTGGCGGTTTAATGATAGAACTTTCAGT GTGGACACCGACAACCCAGCATTCCCAAGATCCACTGGTTACTGGTGGTTGGGTTGTAGTAGTGCGCCGCGTGGTACCGTCGGAG GTTTAAAATCATCTGCTCCCAGATCATTCTTCTGGTTCAGGAAATAG
- the LOC112043322 gene encoding matrix metalloproteinase-14 isoform X1 has translation MSLLSIREDKTSRNMAFISLRSSLRIVWTVAAMLVFLTRSGAAPAYGETNRAMPDYDVNFQMYLAQYGYLSPSVRNPSSGHIMDESTWKKAIQEFQSFAGLNSTGELDEETVKLMSLPRCGVKDKVGFGESRAKRYALQGSRWRVKNLTYKISKYPSRLNHAEVDAELAKAFAVWSDFTDLTFTQKRSGQVHIEIRFEKGEHGDGDPFDGPGGTLAHAYFPVYGGDAHFDDAEMWSINSRRGTNLFQVAAHEFGHSLGLSHSDVRSALMAPFYRGYDPAFQLDQDDIMGIQALYGHKTQVDIGGGLPNPTVPRVTTPQPSAEDQELCSDSKFDTIFNSADGSTFVFKGDNYWKLTENGVAAGYPRPISRSWPGLPGNIDAAFTYKNGKTYFFKGSKYWRYNGQKMDGDYPKEISEGFTGIPDNIDSALVWSGNGKIYFYKGSKFWRFDPAQRPPVKSTYPKPLSNWAGIPDNIDAALQYTNGYTYFFKGGSYWRFNDRTFSVDTDNPAFPRSTGYWWLGCSSAPRGTVGGNARLSAPSDEHHDDDDDVGDIIFDADAGHAPGGNSAASSRLPLALLVASVSSLLVLRTLPRA, from the exons CCTGATTATGACGTGAACTTCCAGATGTACCTGGCCCAATATGGCTACCTCAGTCCGTCTGTACGGAACCCTTCCAGCGGTCACATAATGGACGAAAGCACGTGGAAAAAAGCCATCCAAGAGTTCCAGAGCTTCGCCGGATTAAATAGTACAG GTGAACTGGACGAGGAAACAGTGAAGCTGATGTCATTGCCAAGGTGTGGAGTCAAAGATAAAGTAGGCTTTGGTGAAAGCCGAGCAAAACGATATGCGCTACAGG GCTCAAGGTGGCGTGTAAAGAACCTCACATACAAGATCTCCAAGTATCCGTCCAGACTGAACCACGCGGAGGTCGACGCCGAACTGGCTAAGGCGTTTGCCGTGTGGTCGGATTTCACAGACCTCACTTTTACTCAGAAGCGATCTGGACAAGTTCACATTGAAATTAG GTTTGAAAAGGGCGAGCACGGCGACGGCGATCCCTTCGACGGTCCCGGCGGCACCCTCGCACACGCGTACTTCCCC GTTTACGGTGGTGACGCTCACTTTGACGATGCTGAGATGTGGTCCATTAACTCCAGAAGAGGAACTAACCTTTTCCAA GTGGCAGCGCACGAATTTGGTCATTCTCTAGGCCTTTCACACAGCGACGTCCGGTCAGCGTTGATGGCACCCTTCTATAGAGGCTACGACCCCGCCTTCCAACTAGACCAGGATGATATAATGGGAATACAG GCGCTGTACGGTCATAAGACACAAGTGGATATCGGCGGAGGACTGCCAAACCCCACCGTGCCACGGGTCACCACACCACAACCCTCGGCCGAAGATCAGGAGCTCTGTTCTGACTCTAAATTCGATACCATATTTAACTCTGCCGACGGTTCTACTTTTGTTTTCAAAG GCGATAATTACTGGAAATTGACTGAGAATGGCGTAGCGGCGGGCTATCCCCGACCTATCTCCCGCTCATGGCCCGGCCTGCCTGGTAACATCGATGCTGCTTTCACATATAAGAACGGAAAGACGTACTTCTTCAAGGGCTCCAAATACTGGCGATATAATGGACAGAAGATGGATGGAGACTATCCCAAGGAAATTAGTGAAG GTTTCACTGGCATTCCAGACAATATCGATTCTGCGTTAGTGTGGTCTGGCAATGGCAAGATCTACTTCTACAAAGGATCCAAGTTCTGGAGGTTCGACCCCGCTCAACGTCCCCCCGTCAAGTCGACGTATCCCAAGCCGTTGTCCAACTGGGCCGGAATACCCGACAATATCGACGCAGCGTTACAGTACACTAATGGTTACACATATTTCTTCAAGGGTGGATCATACTGGCGGTTTAATGATAGAACTTTCAGT GTGGACACCGACAACCCAGCATTCCCAAGATCCACTGGTTACTGGTGGTTGGGTTGTAGTAGTGCGCCGCGTGGTACCGTCGGAGGTAATGCGCGTCTTTCTGCCCCCTCAGACGAACACCACGACGATGATGACGACGTGGGCGATATTATATTTGATGCAG ATGCGGGCCACGCGCCGGGCGGCAACAGTGCGGCCAGCTCTCGGCTGCCGCTCGCTCTTCTGGTGGCCTCCGTCAGCTCTCTGTTGGTGTTAAGGACACTCCCGCGCGCCTAG
- the LOC112043322 gene encoding matrix metalloproteinase-14 isoform X4 produces the protein MSLLSIREDKTSRNMAFISLRSSLRIVWTVAAMLVFLTRSGAAPAYGETNRAMMYLAQYGYLSPSVRNPSSGHIMDESTWKKAIQEFQSFAGLNSTGELDEETVKLMSLPRCGVKDKVGFGESRAKRYALQGSRWRVKNLTYKISKYPSRLNHAEVDAELAKAFAVWSDFTDLTFTQKRSGQVHIEIRFEKGEHGDGDPFDGPGGTLAHAYFPVYGGDAHFDDAEMWSINSRRGTNLFQVAAHEFGHSLGLSHSDVRSALMAPFYRGYDPAFQLDQDDIMGIQALYGHKTQVDIGGGLPNPTVPRVTTPQPSAEDQELCSDSKFDTIFNSADGSTFVFKGDNYWKLTENGVAAGYPRPISRSWPGLPGNIDAAFTYKNGKTYFFKGSKYWRYNGQKMDGDYPKEISEGFTGIPDNIDSALVWSGNGKIYFYKGSKFWRFDPAQRPPVKSTYPKPLSNWAGIPDNIDAALQYTNGYTYFFKGGSYWRFNDRTFSVDTDNPAFPRSTGYWWLGCSSAPRGTVGGNARLSAPSDEHHDDDDDVGDIIFDAGLKSSAPRSFFWFRK, from the exons ATGTACCTGGCCCAATATGGCTACCTCAGTCCGTCTGTACGGAACCCTTCCAGCGGTCACATAATGGACGAAAGCACGTGGAAAAAAGCCATCCAAGAGTTCCAGAGCTTCGCCGGATTAAATAGTACAG GTGAACTGGACGAGGAAACAGTGAAGCTGATGTCATTGCCAAGGTGTGGAGTCAAAGATAAAGTAGGCTTTGGTGAAAGCCGAGCAAAACGATATGCGCTACAGG GCTCAAGGTGGCGTGTAAAGAACCTCACATACAAGATCTCCAAGTATCCGTCCAGACTGAACCACGCGGAGGTCGACGCCGAACTGGCTAAGGCGTTTGCCGTGTGGTCGGATTTCACAGACCTCACTTTTACTCAGAAGCGATCTGGACAAGTTCACATTGAAATTAG GTTTGAAAAGGGCGAGCACGGCGACGGCGATCCCTTCGACGGTCCCGGCGGCACCCTCGCACACGCGTACTTCCCC GTTTACGGTGGTGACGCTCACTTTGACGATGCTGAGATGTGGTCCATTAACTCCAGAAGAGGAACTAACCTTTTCCAA GTGGCAGCGCACGAATTTGGTCATTCTCTAGGCCTTTCACACAGCGACGTCCGGTCAGCGTTGATGGCACCCTTCTATAGAGGCTACGACCCCGCCTTCCAACTAGACCAGGATGATATAATGGGAATACAG GCGCTGTACGGTCATAAGACACAAGTGGATATCGGCGGAGGACTGCCAAACCCCACCGTGCCACGGGTCACCACACCACAACCCTCGGCCGAAGATCAGGAGCTCTGTTCTGACTCTAAATTCGATACCATATTTAACTCTGCCGACGGTTCTACTTTTGTTTTCAAAG GCGATAATTACTGGAAATTGACTGAGAATGGCGTAGCGGCGGGCTATCCCCGACCTATCTCCCGCTCATGGCCCGGCCTGCCTGGTAACATCGATGCTGCTTTCACATATAAGAACGGAAAGACGTACTTCTTCAAGGGCTCCAAATACTGGCGATATAATGGACAGAAGATGGATGGAGACTATCCCAAGGAAATTAGTGAAG GTTTCACTGGCATTCCAGACAATATCGATTCTGCGTTAGTGTGGTCTGGCAATGGCAAGATCTACTTCTACAAAGGATCCAAGTTCTGGAGGTTCGACCCCGCTCAACGTCCCCCCGTCAAGTCGACGTATCCCAAGCCGTTGTCCAACTGGGCCGGAATACCCGACAATATCGACGCAGCGTTACAGTACACTAATGGTTACACATATTTCTTCAAGGGTGGATCATACTGGCGGTTTAATGATAGAACTTTCAGT GTGGACACCGACAACCCAGCATTCCCAAGATCCACTGGTTACTGGTGGTTGGGTTGTAGTAGTGCGCCGCGTGGTACCGTCGGAGGTAATGCGCGTCTTTCTGCCCCCTCAGACGAACACCACGACGATGATGACGACGTGGGCGATATTATATTTGATGCAG GTTTAAAATCATCTGCTCCCAGATCATTCTTCTGGTTCAGGAAATAG
- the LOC112043322 gene encoding matrix metalloproteinase-14 isoform X6 yields the protein MSLLSIREDKTSRNMAFISLRSSLRIVWTVAAMLVFLTRSGAAPAYGETNRAMMYLAQYGYLSPSVRNPSSGHIMDESTWKKAIQEFQSFAGLNSTGELDEETVKLMSLPRCGVKDKVGFGESRAKRYALQGSRWRVKNLTYKISKYPSRLNHAEVDAELAKAFAVWSDFTDLTFTQKRSGQVHIEIRFEKGEHGDGDPFDGPGGTLAHAYFPVYGGDAHFDDAEMWSINSRRGTNLFQVAAHEFGHSLGLSHSDVRSALMAPFYRGYDPAFQLDQDDIMGIQALYGHKTQVDIGGGLPNPTVPRVTTPQPSAEDQELCSDSKFDTIFNSADGSTFVFKGDNYWKLTENGVAAGYPRPISRSWPGLPGNIDAAFTYKNGKTYFFKGSKYWRYNGQKMDGDYPKEISEGFTGIPDNIDSALVWSGNGKIYFYKGSKFWRFDPAQRPPVKSTYPKPLSNWAGIPDNIDAALQYTNGYTYFFKGGSYWRFNDRTFSVDTDNPAFPRSTGYWWLGCSSAPRGTVGGLKSSAPRSFFWFRK from the exons ATGTACCTGGCCCAATATGGCTACCTCAGTCCGTCTGTACGGAACCCTTCCAGCGGTCACATAATGGACGAAAGCACGTGGAAAAAAGCCATCCAAGAGTTCCAGAGCTTCGCCGGATTAAATAGTACAG GTGAACTGGACGAGGAAACAGTGAAGCTGATGTCATTGCCAAGGTGTGGAGTCAAAGATAAAGTAGGCTTTGGTGAAAGCCGAGCAAAACGATATGCGCTACAGG GCTCAAGGTGGCGTGTAAAGAACCTCACATACAAGATCTCCAAGTATCCGTCCAGACTGAACCACGCGGAGGTCGACGCCGAACTGGCTAAGGCGTTTGCCGTGTGGTCGGATTTCACAGACCTCACTTTTACTCAGAAGCGATCTGGACAAGTTCACATTGAAATTAG GTTTGAAAAGGGCGAGCACGGCGACGGCGATCCCTTCGACGGTCCCGGCGGCACCCTCGCACACGCGTACTTCCCC GTTTACGGTGGTGACGCTCACTTTGACGATGCTGAGATGTGGTCCATTAACTCCAGAAGAGGAACTAACCTTTTCCAA GTGGCAGCGCACGAATTTGGTCATTCTCTAGGCCTTTCACACAGCGACGTCCGGTCAGCGTTGATGGCACCCTTCTATAGAGGCTACGACCCCGCCTTCCAACTAGACCAGGATGATATAATGGGAATACAG GCGCTGTACGGTCATAAGACACAAGTGGATATCGGCGGAGGACTGCCAAACCCCACCGTGCCACGGGTCACCACACCACAACCCTCGGCCGAAGATCAGGAGCTCTGTTCTGACTCTAAATTCGATACCATATTTAACTCTGCCGACGGTTCTACTTTTGTTTTCAAAG GCGATAATTACTGGAAATTGACTGAGAATGGCGTAGCGGCGGGCTATCCCCGACCTATCTCCCGCTCATGGCCCGGCCTGCCTGGTAACATCGATGCTGCTTTCACATATAAGAACGGAAAGACGTACTTCTTCAAGGGCTCCAAATACTGGCGATATAATGGACAGAAGATGGATGGAGACTATCCCAAGGAAATTAGTGAAG GTTTCACTGGCATTCCAGACAATATCGATTCTGCGTTAGTGTGGTCTGGCAATGGCAAGATCTACTTCTACAAAGGATCCAAGTTCTGGAGGTTCGACCCCGCTCAACGTCCCCCCGTCAAGTCGACGTATCCCAAGCCGTTGTCCAACTGGGCCGGAATACCCGACAATATCGACGCAGCGTTACAGTACACTAATGGTTACACATATTTCTTCAAGGGTGGATCATACTGGCGGTTTAATGATAGAACTTTCAGT GTGGACACCGACAACCCAGCATTCCCAAGATCCACTGGTTACTGGTGGTTGGGTTGTAGTAGTGCGCCGCGTGGTACCGTCGGAG GTTTAAAATCATCTGCTCCCAGATCATTCTTCTGGTTCAGGAAATAG
- the LOC112043322 gene encoding matrix metalloproteinase-14 isoform X2: protein MSLLSIREDKTSRNMAFISLRSSLRIVWTVAAMLVFLTRSGAAPAYGETNRAMMYLAQYGYLSPSVRNPSSGHIMDESTWKKAIQEFQSFAGLNSTGELDEETVKLMSLPRCGVKDKVGFGESRAKRYALQGSRWRVKNLTYKISKYPSRLNHAEVDAELAKAFAVWSDFTDLTFTQKRSGQVHIEIRFEKGEHGDGDPFDGPGGTLAHAYFPVYGGDAHFDDAEMWSINSRRGTNLFQVAAHEFGHSLGLSHSDVRSALMAPFYRGYDPAFQLDQDDIMGIQALYGHKTQVDIGGGLPNPTVPRVTTPQPSAEDQELCSDSKFDTIFNSADGSTFVFKGDNYWKLTENGVAAGYPRPISRSWPGLPGNIDAAFTYKNGKTYFFKGSKYWRYNGQKMDGDYPKEISEGFTGIPDNIDSALVWSGNGKIYFYKGSKFWRFDPAQRPPVKSTYPKPLSNWAGIPDNIDAALQYTNGYTYFFKGGSYWRFNDRTFSVDTDNPAFPRSTGYWWLGCSSAPRGTVGGNARLSAPSDEHHDDDDDVGDIIFDADAGHAPGGNSAASSRLPLALLVASVSSLLVLRTLPRA, encoded by the exons ATGTACCTGGCCCAATATGGCTACCTCAGTCCGTCTGTACGGAACCCTTCCAGCGGTCACATAATGGACGAAAGCACGTGGAAAAAAGCCATCCAAGAGTTCCAGAGCTTCGCCGGATTAAATAGTACAG GTGAACTGGACGAGGAAACAGTGAAGCTGATGTCATTGCCAAGGTGTGGAGTCAAAGATAAAGTAGGCTTTGGTGAAAGCCGAGCAAAACGATATGCGCTACAGG GCTCAAGGTGGCGTGTAAAGAACCTCACATACAAGATCTCCAAGTATCCGTCCAGACTGAACCACGCGGAGGTCGACGCCGAACTGGCTAAGGCGTTTGCCGTGTGGTCGGATTTCACAGACCTCACTTTTACTCAGAAGCGATCTGGACAAGTTCACATTGAAATTAG GTTTGAAAAGGGCGAGCACGGCGACGGCGATCCCTTCGACGGTCCCGGCGGCACCCTCGCACACGCGTACTTCCCC GTTTACGGTGGTGACGCTCACTTTGACGATGCTGAGATGTGGTCCATTAACTCCAGAAGAGGAACTAACCTTTTCCAA GTGGCAGCGCACGAATTTGGTCATTCTCTAGGCCTTTCACACAGCGACGTCCGGTCAGCGTTGATGGCACCCTTCTATAGAGGCTACGACCCCGCCTTCCAACTAGACCAGGATGATATAATGGGAATACAG GCGCTGTACGGTCATAAGACACAAGTGGATATCGGCGGAGGACTGCCAAACCCCACCGTGCCACGGGTCACCACACCACAACCCTCGGCCGAAGATCAGGAGCTCTGTTCTGACTCTAAATTCGATACCATATTTAACTCTGCCGACGGTTCTACTTTTGTTTTCAAAG GCGATAATTACTGGAAATTGACTGAGAATGGCGTAGCGGCGGGCTATCCCCGACCTATCTCCCGCTCATGGCCCGGCCTGCCTGGTAACATCGATGCTGCTTTCACATATAAGAACGGAAAGACGTACTTCTTCAAGGGCTCCAAATACTGGCGATATAATGGACAGAAGATGGATGGAGACTATCCCAAGGAAATTAGTGAAG GTTTCACTGGCATTCCAGACAATATCGATTCTGCGTTAGTGTGGTCTGGCAATGGCAAGATCTACTTCTACAAAGGATCCAAGTTCTGGAGGTTCGACCCCGCTCAACGTCCCCCCGTCAAGTCGACGTATCCCAAGCCGTTGTCCAACTGGGCCGGAATACCCGACAATATCGACGCAGCGTTACAGTACACTAATGGTTACACATATTTCTTCAAGGGTGGATCATACTGGCGGTTTAATGATAGAACTTTCAGT GTGGACACCGACAACCCAGCATTCCCAAGATCCACTGGTTACTGGTGGTTGGGTTGTAGTAGTGCGCCGCGTGGTACCGTCGGAGGTAATGCGCGTCTTTCTGCCCCCTCAGACGAACACCACGACGATGATGACGACGTGGGCGATATTATATTTGATGCAG ATGCGGGCCACGCGCCGGGCGGCAACAGTGCGGCCAGCTCTCGGCTGCCGCTCGCTCTTCTGGTGGCCTCCGTCAGCTCTCTGTTGGTGTTAAGGACACTCCCGCGCGCCTAG